The genomic interval TCTGAGACTGGCAAGAGCAGCTTCAAAATCCTCTGTACTCATCTtgctggatctgtctgctgcttttgacaaAGTTAACCACCCTGATCCTCTTGTTAACCCTCATGACGAAGGGCATCTCAGAGCCACACTCCAATGGTTCAAGTCTTACCTCTCAGATAGGTCCTTCATGGTGTCGAGGAGGGGTGAGGTGCCTAAGTCGCAACATCTAGCTAGggtgcctcagggctcagtgcttggaccacttctcttctacatctacatgtcatcactaggatctgtcattTAGAATCATGttttttcctatcactgctacgctgatgacacacaactctacctctcattcaAAGCAAAGCACAACAATGATGCTCAGCGACCACtcctattttaaaaaacaaaaaacagattatttctttatttttaaagggatagttcattgcgatttcacttttttaactttagttagtgtgtaatgttgctgttagtgCACAAacaacgtctgcaaagttaggacactcaaagttcaatgcaaagggagatattttcttttaaagaattcactgtttaaggactacaacaaacagctggtagggactacaacaagcttcttcccgggttggtgacataactaaccctaaaatttacataaaccctgcccccgagaacacacaacaaaggggtgaggccattttattgcaatacagtacgtaacacaaatgcaatagcatgtcataaaagcaagatgacaacatgacaaattataaccgtaattaaactaaactacacCTGTTCTATCTCAATGCAGTAtaatatattctctggctctgtaggcattttacaacagttcccacatgagcgatttatagaCTATCATGACAGAACATgcaatcaatgactttaagatagttaactccacatcagctacataaattcatcaactaaccattcagaaagatcctgttgcattctacatgttgtcacttcttcttgagtctctccatcattgtctgactccggtttgaacataaaaggctgaacagtttctgacattttcagtgagtctgaggtaatcggcgctgctCAGAGACgttcaaaaacatatttaacggctctggcGCTGCTAACATGAGCCCTTGAAACTCTGCCCTGAAActgagcagcagctcatttgcatttaaagggacacacacaaaaattgattatttttgCTTACCCTCAAAAAGTTACAAATTCAACATGCTATAAAATATGATCTGTGGAGttttttgagctaaaacttcacatacacactttggggacatcagagacttattttacatcttgtaaaagtggcattaaatgacccctttaacttcattaaaagtattaaCTAGCATTGTTGCATATAGGCAGTGTTGgttaagttactctaaaaaagtaattaattactagctactaattacatcaaaAGTGTAATTAGgttactgtactaattactctcaCTAAAAAGTATTGGATTAcatattactaattactttctaaatcccatatcaacctcgaccagttgaacaatacaaggacaGACACGAAACTGCACTtttgttaaatccactattattttatatagaattgttgtatagtctatacagtaatcccttactttcaagggaaaagtaattagattatttagtaattaattacacccAACATTGGATATAGGCCTATAatgcatattatataatttgttaATGTTCATTCATATAGTTAGAAATGTCAcatcattttatttctgtttattatatattgtttttacttCGAGTAGGCCtatcacatatttatttaacctTGGAGACACAAAATCAAATGCCATTATCAATCACCCCAACACCCTCCCCATCCAGCCAAATGTTACAGCGGAAATGGTGGAGGAAAGACAATTATTAACTGAAATCCATCAATCAAGAATTCCCCCTAAAATCCCCAGCAGCATGCAGAGAAAAAAGGaatgatctttttttcttttttgccaaAGTAACTTATTAATTGACCTCTTGCATTTCTAAGGTGAGCCAGGAGATTCTAACCACATAATCTGATAAATGGAACAGCGCCAGGTTTTAGTGAATATTTGCACACATTTCCACAGCTTACTGGATGTGCTTCAGCGCTAAATTTCTTTTTGTAGTATTCCCACAATACCACAAAGCCATTATGTATACCTAGTTTGTCTGGTAATTTCCACAAACTAATGACGGACTCAATCAAAAGGGAGGGACCTTAATCCTAAGCTTACATATAAGCAGAAACTCCTCCTGTTACCAGCATAACTCTCTGGAACAAACAAAAAGCCTCGAGCTTCCTCCTAATCTGCCATCATAACACGCATGTTGTGAGAGCTGAATAACTTTTCAGAGGACACTATTTTTACCGTGACACAAGGTAAGACATTAATAATATAGAATATGCCTACTGTTATGATGATTCTGCTATATGTCTCCGATGCTTGTATAGAAGTAATGCTGATATATACATAacatattatttgaaatatgatgGAGGGATCATTTCCATTGCATCTCAATTAGTCTTGTGGTGACATTTCActgaatatttgttttgttttacaaaatcataaatgtttaCATCTGATTGCATCTGATGTCAGtgcttacagtaaaataatttcaattcTATTTTAGCAACAACATGAGCAAGCCCAACAAAAATGCAAGTAAGTCTAAAATTGTTTAGGAAAATGGGATAATCAAGAAAGACACTTTAATGACATAAATTAAACTGAGTGGTATCTAtgtatttaatgttaatcagtTTATTTACGTTTCTGTAGCAGCAACTGCAAAGTTTTACAAAGAACCAGCAATGGTGGAGGAAGTGTACACTGGATACCTGCAGAAGTCGCCTGGCCAATCGGCTGTGTTAAAAAGCGTTGTATGTCTCATATTGCATTCCAACTTGAAATTGAAATATCTGCAGTCTGTCAAAGACAGTTCTTTTGTTTGTGAAACTTAGCAGTCTTACCTGTTATATCTGCCACAGAAATCATGGAAGCAGCGTTTCTTTGTGCTCTCCAAGACGGGTGAAGACGCCTACCATCTGACATACTATACAAACAATGAAAAGAGAGACAAATCTGTGGGAAAGATAGACCTTTCTAAGTAAGGAAAATACTGTCAcactcaaaaataaacatattattttCACACTATAATGAGAAAGTCTATCTGTTTTAAAGGATCAGCTTGCTGTTTACTGGCCCAGAGAAACATCAGATGTGGGACTGGATTCAGAAACACTTCAGTTGTACTCCAGCCTCTGTGCTGTTCTTGAGGGTGGAAGATGATACACCAAAACACGCGAGAGATTATTTTCTGATTGGAGAAAACAGGTTTGCAACCATCATTTTGACCATATCTCTCATTGCTGTCACACCATAGTTCAAAGAAAGCTAGCATGACacaggcaaaaaaataaatatattcaaagtCTCCATGAAGTGTGGCTTTTAGCCCATGTCTTTTGATTTTGAAGCCATGTATGTGTTAGTAGTGTAGCATATATAGTAGCAGATACACACGTTTAAAATTGAGTCTTAAAAAATCAGTCAACAAAGCTTTACTGGCATGACTGTTTGCATTTAGAATAGTGCAAAAGCATATATAGtattcaaacattaaacagacaatacagaaaataaatatatgaaataaacaaaGAGATACATGAACTTAAAAGATAAAGAGAATAAGATTAAGAAGAAGTCTTGAGTAATTTCATGGAGTCTTTAAGCAGTAGCTTAATCAttctacttttatttttattttaaaacaaattatgacatttttccAAAACAGTAGTAGTAAATGTTTTCTGGTGTTTTTTTTAGTAATGATGTGAATGGCTGGCACAATGCCTTAGTCAAGGCCCTGAAGACTCATAAACCAAATAAACTGCGACATACAGATGACACCCTTGAggtaaacattaaaacatttctctCAAAGGCTTGGACACACCTACTGattctttattttttaccatTTCCTACATTTGATTTgttatttgtaatattacaatttgttatatatatatatatatatatacacatttgaGAGGTTGTGCATGCTCACATATTTTACCTTTTTCCACAGTACAACAGATGTAGATCAACATCTGCACCTCTGAATGATTCGGAACCAAAGGTTAAAGATGAGTTTGATGAAAGATGGTCAGCACCCGAATTAATGTTATCTTCTCTGCCCCCCAACCATTATGACTATCCTCGCAAGTTCAGCGAACCTCTAGTACCAGCAGAGCGCAAGgttttacacatttacatgtTTCTTTAACATATGCACACAAATGATTTTAAACTTCCATATGACAAAAACTCAAACTTCTATTTGACAGATTTCAGTTAAAGAGGATGAAGATGAGAAGGATGGGAAACAGGATGAATCTCCAGAGGACAGCAGTGAATACATGTCAATGGCATCATTGTAGGTGTTTGAGAGGACTTTTCCCTTAACTGGCCTAGTGAAATGTGAAATGTATTCTGTtgataaaatgcaattttctgaGAGACATTTAATTGAATTGTTCTTTTTCTGTGGTCTTTTCTGATTTTAGGCAAATGAAATTGGAAGATGACCAACAGGAGGCAGACACTGCACGCATACAGACAAAGTAATTTTGAAGTCTTTGATTCACCTCATGACAATGCACTATTGTGTTAGTTGTGCAAGATACAGTAAACTCAGTGCGTGTTGCCATCTGACACATTGTTATGCATTCACTAAGCTCATTCCCGTGCCTCAGATGCTACACATAGATGTGattctttgtttatttaaagaCTACAAAACAACTCTTATCTTAGCGTTGCTGAACgttctgttttgttgtttagaaATGTCCAGTCTTGCTGAACAGGTCAGGTCATGGATGAATGCTAAGATTAAAGAAACACTGACTGTAGCATGGTTTTAGCATCTTAATACATGACAGATGCAATCATCTCTGACTAGAACGATTAAGCAAGCATCATTCTGAGGTGTTCTATTGTTGTTTGAGCCTTGTTCAACACTAAAATGATCTTGATTCTTGATGCCCCattgtttaaaatacataaagtttaacttattattttgtctttttcagcACTTCCATTAATGGCCACGAGTCCTCTTTGTGCAATAGTGCAGTCACCCAGGATAAGGACTATGAAAATAAACGGTAAATTTTGCCTTTAATGCAGTTTTACTGACACCATGGCAGCTTTGAACTGTGTTTTTCTGCTGAATACATCTGAATGATGTCATCTTTGTTTCACTTACTTTTTTCCTTAGAATGAGTACAGATTCTCAGCATCGTCTCCTCAGCTTCAATGAGAACCATGCCTCTACCGAGCTGGATGAGCTGCCTTTAAACAAGAGGtgattttttataatttcagtTCCCTCCTTAGTTCAACACTAGAAATACAACTTGAGTATTATGCATAAAAGGAaacccactttatattagttgTCTTTAACTAATATGTActtgcattaaaaataataattgttaggtacaatgtacttattgtgttcatgctGTATTACTGAACTGcgatatgggtaaggttagggacaggtttggtggtatgggtatgTTTGAaagtgggttaaggtgtaaggaaaGGGTTAACAGCGTAATTATACtgtaattacataaattaattacagctgtaattacatgcaggtattttgtaaatataagtacaatgtaaaaacatgtacgTACACAAGAAGTGCACTGTATCaattgattcatttaaatgttagtacaccCATaattaaagacacttaatataaagtgggaccaagtTAACAATTATTTCAATTTCTTAATTTCCCGTGCCATTTGATTCTCAGCTGTATTTAGCACTAAGGTTATGAAAAATGTGGCATCTCTTTGAATATTGTCAATGCATATTTCTATTCTGCAGTGAAACGCACACACATGTCGAGAAGGAGATCTGCGTTAGCCCAAACAGTCTGAAAAACAGTCTGATCTTGACGCAGGAAGAAGGCAAACCATGGTACCAAACTACAGTTATTACAGTTGAATCACAATAGAGAAAACATTAACATGagtacaaaaaaacaacttacatTGTATTATGTTTCTCATTGACTCTCATCCTTTTCCTCTCCAGTGTGTCTGAGTGTAGGCAGATTCAGGACTCATGTCTGTTCCATAAGGGGGATCAGATCCTGGCCTTCAATGGCCTGCGGATAGACACAGTAGAAGATATACAAACATACCTAAGAAAACTAAGCAAGGACGAGGTAAGATGATGATTTCACCtgatttttttccatcactACATTCAGAGAGCTATAAATAATGTTACTGAAATTATCTGCAGGTAAAACTCACTATTCGGCGGTTTCCAGGATCCCAGCCACTGCACTCTGAATCCTGCATATCACAATGAGGACATGAAACAAAATCTCTTGTGAATTCTCTTATCACCATTGAGTTATTAGAAATATTGTGCACATGTCTAGTTTAAGGTCAAAGGGACTGTGGGACATTAAAGCTCATTCATTTGAGTCTAATCATACCGGTGGAAAATAAGGTGTTAATAAGTAACAGAAGTGGAAATTCGATTATCTAAAGTACCTTGTCCTATTTAGCATGTACATAAACCATGTAAAACAATGTGAATGAATTGTCAGATTCACTCAAAATGCCACTGAAAGAAATTATTATCATTtagactgtatatatatacacatgaaaCTGCACGAATGGGTATATATTAGttcatgtttgtttatgtgAAGAACAAGAGTCAAGTATTACTTTATAACAAGTATGAAGGTTAAGTAACAGTGAAAAATGCACAGTTATAAACTGTTCATGTATTTTAAcctctttaaagctgcacttttttcccctaaagggacatggggggtggaaaaaaaaaatgagatgggaggaaaaataataaatcaatgcTTCTGCGTTGactcgcaaaatgtttgcatttccTTGAAAGCCTCCTCACAAAAACTTTCCAACATTCCATTTCTTTGtgagggaacgcaaagtttctcgagTGAACACAAAAAATTTCGCGAgcaaatgcaaaagcattgacaaataatttttccttccatctcattttttttcaccatgtccctttagggacTCTGTACTTTTTTAATTCTAACAGTACGAGATACtttatatactgtgtatatacaACTTTACTGTCATTGTGTGTTTCATTTTGAAAAGAATTAATGATGTATTGCTCCAAATCATTATTAATTGATTTAAATGTCTCAGTCACTATTTAGATGCATTACTGAagatgtagcctacttaatatATAGCTGTATAAAAGCATGTATTTGCACATT from Ctenopharyngodon idella isolate HZGC_01 chromosome 12, HZGC01, whole genome shotgun sequence carries:
- the LOC127523833 gene encoding pleckstrin homology domain-containing family S member 1-like; translated protein: MSKPNKNATATAKFYKEPAMVEEVYTGYLQKSPGQSAVLKSVKSWKQRFFVLSKTGEDAYHLTYYTNNEKRDKSVGKIDLSKISLLFTGPEKHQMWDWIQKHFSCTPASVLFLRVEDDTPKHARDYFLIGENSNDVNGWHNALVKALKTHKPNKLRHTDDTLEYNRCRSTSAPLNDSEPKVKDEFDERWSAPELMLSSLPPNHYDYPRKFSEPLVPAERKISVKEDEDEKDGKQDESPEDSSEYMSMASLQMKLEDDQQEADTARIQTNTSINGHESSLCNSAVTQDKDYENKRMSTDSQHRLLSFNENHASTELDELPLNKSETHTHVEKEICVSPNSLKNSLILTQEEGKPCVSECRQIQDSCLFHKGDQILAFNGLRIDTVEDIQTYLRKLSKDEVKLTIRRFPGSQPLHSESCISQ